The genomic window ATCGCCACCCGGGACTGCGAGACCGCCTCCGTCGTGGACGCCGACGCCGCCGCCACCCCACCGATGTTCACCGCGATCTCCCCCGAACCCGACGCCGCCTGCGTCACGTTCCGCGACATCTCCTGCGTCGTCGCCGTCTGCTCCTCCACCGCCGAGGCAATCGTCAGCTGATAGTCATTGATCGACGCGATGATCTCGCTGATCTGACCCATCGCCGCCACCGCACCCTGCGTATCAGACTGAATCGCCTCCACCCGACGCGCAATATCCTCCGTCGCCCGCGCCGTCTCCCGCGCCAGCTCCTTCACCTCACCCGCCACCACCGCAAAACCCTTACCCGCCTCACCCGCACGAGCCGCCTCAATCGTCGCGTTCAACGCCAACAAGTTCGTCTGCTCCGCAATCGAGGTGATCACCTTCACCACATTCCCGATCTCCACCGACGACGACCCCAGCTGAGCCACCGACGAATTCGTCGACTCCACCACCCCCACCGCCTGCGACGCCACCCGAGCAGCCTCATTCGCCGAC from Angustibacter luteus includes these protein-coding regions:
- a CDS encoding methyl-accepting chemotaxis protein, which produces GEAVAAGAEEASVQAGVVAAAAEQVSRNVQTVAAGSEQMGASIREIAVSANEAARVASQAVGVVESTNSSVAQLGSSSVEIGNVVKVITSIAEQTNLLALNATIEAARAGEAGKGFAVVAGEVKELARETARATEDIARRVEAIQSDTQGAVAAMGQISEIIASINDYQLTIASAVEEQTATTQEMSRNVTQAASGSGEIAVNIGGVAAASASTTEAVSQSRVA